A window of the Cystobacter fuscus genome harbors these coding sequences:
- a CDS encoding aminotransferase class V-fold PLP-dependent enzyme: MDRSPLRAHWALDPETLFLNHGSFGACPTRVLEEQSRLRARMEANPVRFLHRDLPDLADAARGALADFLDANPDELAFVPNATTGVNTVLRSLRFAPGDELLTTDHEYNASRNALDFVAQHWGVQVVVAKLPWPTPSPQAVVDAVLARVTERTRLLLIDHITSQTGMILPVASLVRTLRSRGVETLVDGAHGPGQIPLSLRELGAAYYTGNCHKWLCAPKGAAFLHVRRDAQALIRPLVISHGYNSRREDRSRFRLDFDWLGTNDPTPFLCIPKAIEVMAGLVPGGWPEVMARNRALALSARTLLHQRLGGAPRCPEDMVGSMATVALPDGFPEEPSVLGLDPLQERLFLEHRIEVPITPWPRAPQRHVRVSAQLYNSLAEYQRLAEALEALPR, from the coding sequence ATGGACCGGTCCCCCCTTCGAGCCCACTGGGCGCTCGACCCCGAAACACTCTTCCTCAACCACGGCTCCTTCGGCGCCTGCCCCACCCGGGTGCTCGAGGAGCAGTCCCGGCTGCGCGCGCGCATGGAAGCCAATCCCGTGCGCTTCCTCCACCGCGACCTGCCGGACCTCGCCGACGCGGCCCGCGGCGCGCTCGCGGACTTCCTCGACGCCAACCCGGACGAACTGGCCTTCGTCCCCAACGCCACCACCGGCGTCAACACCGTGCTGCGCTCGCTGCGCTTCGCCCCCGGCGACGAGCTGCTCACCACCGACCACGAGTACAACGCCTCGCGCAACGCGCTCGACTTCGTGGCCCAGCACTGGGGCGTGCAGGTGGTGGTCGCGAAGCTGCCCTGGCCCACCCCCTCCCCCCAGGCCGTGGTGGACGCGGTGCTCGCGCGCGTCACCGAGCGCACCCGGCTCCTTCTCATCGATCACATCACCAGCCAGACGGGCATGATCCTCCCCGTGGCCTCGCTCGTGCGCACGCTGCGCTCGCGCGGCGTGGAGACGCTCGTGGATGGGGCGCACGGACCCGGTCAGATTCCCCTGTCCCTGCGCGAGCTGGGCGCCGCGTACTACACCGGCAACTGCCACAAGTGGCTGTGCGCGCCCAAGGGCGCCGCCTTCCTCCACGTGCGCCGAGATGCGCAGGCGCTCATCCGCCCCCTCGTCATCAGTCACGGGTACAACTCGCGGCGCGAGGATCGCTCGCGCTTCCGCCTGGACTTCGACTGGCTCGGCACGAACGACCCCACCCCCTTCCTGTGCATCCCCAAGGCGATTGAAGTCATGGCGGGCCTGGTGCCCGGCGGCTGGCCCGAGGTGATGGCCCGCAATCGCGCCCTGGCTCTCTCCGCGAGAACCCTGCTCCACCAACGACTGGGCGGCGCCCCCCGCTGCCCCGAGGACATGGTGGGCAGCATGGCCACCGTGGCCCTCCCGGACGGCTTCCCCGAGGAGCCCTCCGTGCTCGGGTTGGATCCACTCCAGGAGCGGCTCTTCCTCGAGCACCGGATCGAAGTGCCCATCACGCCCTGGCCCCGGGCCCCCCAGCGTCACGTGCGCGTGTCGGCCCAGCTCTACAACTCGCTCGCCGAGTACCAGCGGCTGGCGGAAGCTTTGGAGGCGCTGCCACGCTGA
- a CDS encoding arylamine N-acetyltransferase family protein, whose product MDLGHYLQRMGYRGPLRPTLETLRRLHLQHLEALPFENLDVLGGRPMVLEEEALFDKLVRGNRGGLGFELNGLFAALLRELGFQVTYLAARVSASGEWPMAPGFAHLVLEVTLEEKWLVDVGFGEAFDEPLPLVPGRWPTAGRMFLLEPQGEEWVLAREEPDGSCPWLYTFSREPRRWEDVVALGRDYPPPGSPLRRELLCTRKTPRGRVTLRGERLILSEGGHCVERWLGAAEEREHLLLSHFGLRPGSLGSR is encoded by the coding sequence ATGGATCTCGGTCACTACCTTCAGCGGATGGGTTACCGAGGTCCGTTACGGCCCACGCTGGAGACGTTGCGGCGCCTGCACCTCCAGCATCTCGAGGCACTTCCCTTCGAGAACCTCGACGTGCTCGGCGGCCGACCCATGGTGCTCGAGGAGGAGGCGCTCTTCGACAAGCTCGTGCGGGGCAACCGGGGAGGGTTGGGCTTCGAGCTCAATGGCCTGTTCGCCGCGCTGCTGCGCGAGCTGGGTTTCCAGGTGACGTATCTGGCGGCGCGGGTGTCCGCCTCGGGCGAGTGGCCCATGGCGCCCGGGTTCGCGCACCTCGTCCTGGAAGTCACCCTGGAGGAGAAGTGGCTCGTGGACGTGGGCTTCGGGGAGGCCTTCGACGAGCCCCTGCCCCTGGTCCCCGGACGCTGGCCCACGGCGGGGCGGATGTTCCTCCTGGAGCCCCAGGGTGAGGAGTGGGTCCTCGCTCGCGAGGAGCCGGACGGCTCGTGCCCGTGGCTCTACACGTTCTCCCGGGAGCCGAGGCGGTGGGAGGACGTCGTGGCGCTCGGCCGGGACTACCCGCCGCCCGGGTCGCCCCTGCGCCGGGAGCTGCTCTGCACGCGCAAGACGCCCCGGGGCCGGGTGACCCTGCGCGGCGAGCGGCTCATCCTCTCGGAGGGAGGACATTGCGTGGAGCGCTGGCTCGGAGCGGCCGAGGAGCGCGAGCACCTGCTGCTCTCGCACTTCGGCCTTCGGCCAGGCAGCCTGGGCTCGCGCTGA
- a CDS encoding DPP IV N-terminal domain-containing protein, giving the protein MKALLVSLVLSLPLAALAQAPVIQISGATFQPLPLALSTPLTQGGELKSSAAAVDDALLFDLRASGLFQVLDRASFLADAKEGMTAGSINFARWADVGAEALVKYTLTREGDELKAEARVFNVGNGREEFKTAQSGPTAQPSQLAHKVADAIYRHYTREPSPFLVPITYVRKSGTNKDVWVADWDGRNARQLSRGGINVLPALGPDGQVGYTSYQGGKPDLYVHKPGADAVRLKTSEGQMATGIAFSPDGKRVAYALADDDSTQIWVAGANGEGARQLTDTRFGINTSPAWSPDGKRIAFVSNRGGSPQVYVMNADGSGVRRLTFQGNYNQTPNWSPRGDLIAFTARDERNAFDLFTVHVDTGKITRLTQDQANNEEPSFSPNGRLVLFTSTRNGPSQLFVMTAEGNNPLPLPGQDKAALTTPDWGR; this is encoded by the coding sequence GTGAAAGCCCTCCTCGTCTCCCTGGTGTTGTCGTTGCCGCTCGCGGCGCTCGCCCAGGCGCCCGTCATCCAGATCTCCGGCGCCACCTTCCAGCCCCTTCCGCTCGCCCTCTCCACGCCCCTCACCCAGGGCGGCGAACTCAAGTCCTCCGCCGCCGCGGTGGATGACGCGCTCCTGTTCGACCTGCGCGCCTCGGGCCTCTTCCAGGTGCTCGACCGGGCCAGCTTCCTCGCCGACGCCAAGGAAGGCATGACGGCGGGCAGCATCAACTTCGCGCGCTGGGCGGACGTGGGCGCCGAGGCCCTGGTGAAGTACACCCTCACGCGCGAGGGCGACGAGCTCAAGGCCGAGGCGCGCGTGTTCAACGTGGGCAACGGCCGCGAGGAGTTCAAGACGGCCCAGAGCGGCCCCACCGCGCAGCCCTCGCAGCTCGCCCACAAGGTCGCCGACGCCATCTACCGCCACTACACCCGCGAGCCGAGCCCGTTCCTCGTCCCCATCACCTACGTGCGCAAGTCGGGCACCAACAAGGACGTGTGGGTGGCGGACTGGGATGGCCGCAACGCCCGGCAGCTCTCCCGGGGTGGCATCAACGTGCTGCCGGCGCTCGGGCCGGATGGCCAGGTGGGCTACACCTCGTACCAGGGTGGCAAGCCGGACCTGTACGTCCACAAGCCGGGCGCGGACGCGGTCCGGCTCAAGACGAGCGAGGGCCAGATGGCCACCGGCATCGCCTTCTCGCCGGATGGCAAGCGCGTGGCCTACGCCCTGGCGGATGACGACAGCACCCAGATCTGGGTCGCGGGCGCCAATGGCGAGGGCGCCCGGCAGCTCACCGACACGCGCTTCGGCATCAACACCAGCCCCGCCTGGTCTCCGGATGGCAAGCGCATCGCCTTCGTGTCCAACCGCGGGGGCTCGCCCCAGGTGTACGTGATGAACGCGGATGGCTCCGGCGTGCGGCGCCTCACCTTCCAGGGCAACTACAACCAGACGCCGAACTGGTCGCCGCGCGGCGACCTCATCGCCTTCACCGCGCGCGACGAGCGCAACGCCTTCGATCTCTTCACCGTCCACGTGGACACCGGAAAGATCACCCGCCTCACCCAGGACCAGGCCAACAACGAGGAGCCGAGCTTCTCGCCCAACGGGCGCCTCGTGCTCTTCACCTCCACGCGCAACGGCCCCTCGCAGCTCTTCGTCATGACGGCCGAAGGCAACAACCCCCTGCCCCTGCCCGGCCAGGACAAGGCCGCGCTCACCACGCCCGACTGGGGCCGTTAA
- a CDS encoding energy transducer TonB translates to MHPAANQSLLASRPSRVGRFLGFSLAGHALVLAAVGVYTTWFQAPPLKLEQTPIRATLVRLGKPRDEKLLPRKEQPPPPPPKKVEAPPSPTPPPPEPPKEAVAIPSLKPEPAPKPAPQRGETQGENRRDRLFGAFDKLAKPSKQEEDPEGAEDGDPNGDAAKAEGERYFGLISSQVRRHYNVADTIPDNERLMLKAQVAMRLGRAGEVLEARLAKASGNTLFDSAVLSAVKKASPFSPPPDPLRDMLQKSGIVLEFSP, encoded by the coding sequence ATGCATCCCGCCGCCAATCAGAGCCTGCTCGCCTCGCGTCCCTCGCGCGTGGGCCGCTTCCTGGGCTTCTCCCTCGCGGGCCACGCCCTGGTCCTGGCCGCCGTGGGCGTGTACACCACCTGGTTCCAGGCGCCTCCCCTGAAGCTGGAGCAGACGCCCATCCGCGCCACCCTGGTGCGCCTGGGCAAGCCCCGGGACGAGAAGCTCCTGCCGCGCAAGGAACAACCCCCGCCGCCGCCTCCCAAGAAGGTGGAGGCGCCGCCCTCGCCCACGCCCCCGCCGCCCGAGCCTCCCAAGGAGGCCGTGGCCATCCCGAGCCTCAAGCCGGAGCCCGCGCCCAAGCCCGCCCCCCAGCGCGGAGAGACCCAGGGCGAGAACCGCCGCGATCGGCTCTTCGGGGCCTTCGACAAGCTCGCCAAGCCCTCCAAGCAGGAGGAAGACCCCGAGGGCGCCGAGGATGGCGACCCCAATGGCGACGCGGCCAAGGCCGAAGGCGAGCGCTACTTCGGCCTCATCTCCTCGCAGGTGCGCCGCCACTACAACGTCGCGGACACCATCCCCGACAACGAACGGCTGATGCTCAAGGCCCAGGTGGCCATGCGCCTGGGCCGCGCCGGAGAGGTGCTCGAGGCACGGCTGGCCAAGGCCAGCGGCAATACCCTCTTCGACTCGGCCGTGCTGTCCGCGGTGAAGAAGGCCTCCCCCTTCTCTCCTCCCCCCGATCCCTTGCGCGACATGCTGCAGAAGAGCGGCATCGTCCTGGAGTTCAGTCCGTGA
- a CDS encoding Ppx/GppA phosphatase family protein codes for MPRYATIDVGTNSVLLLVADRHPDGRFHAVQERAEITRLGRGVDQSRRLSPEGMETTLQVLTDFADEARRLGAEAIAVSATSAARDAENGAEFLAAARTRAGVTVEIIPGELEAQLSFTAAYADFGRTARGPLVVVDIGGGSTEFIYGDTAGKVTFRHSFDVGSVRMTERYVRADPPSAEDRTRVEAHLRETFSSLPPCPPGAQLVGIAGTVTTLFTVRHAIDPYDARRVHGGTLSLAELDALVDCLCQKPLAERQKLPGLQPKRADVIPAGALILRECLRALRLDNCLVSDRGLRWGLLAHRFGATS; via the coding sequence ATGCCTCGATACGCCACCATCGACGTGGGGACCAACTCGGTCCTCCTGCTCGTCGCCGACCGCCATCCCGATGGCCGCTTCCACGCCGTGCAGGAGCGCGCGGAAATCACCCGTCTGGGACGCGGCGTGGACCAGAGCCGCCGCCTGTCCCCCGAGGGAATGGAGACCACCCTCCAGGTGCTGACCGACTTCGCCGACGAGGCCCGGCGCCTGGGTGCCGAGGCCATCGCCGTGTCCGCCACCAGCGCGGCGCGCGACGCGGAGAATGGCGCCGAGTTCCTCGCCGCCGCCCGCACGCGCGCCGGAGTCACCGTGGAGATCATCCCCGGAGAGCTGGAGGCCCAGCTGTCCTTCACCGCGGCGTACGCGGACTTCGGACGCACGGCGCGCGGTCCCCTCGTCGTGGTGGACATCGGCGGAGGCTCCACCGAGTTCATCTACGGGGACACCGCGGGCAAGGTGACCTTCCGCCACAGCTTCGACGTGGGCTCGGTGCGCATGACCGAGCGCTACGTGCGCGCCGATCCCCCCTCCGCCGAGGACCGGACCCGCGTGGAAGCGCACCTGCGCGAGACATTCTCCTCGCTGCCGCCCTGTCCCCCGGGTGCCCAGCTCGTGGGCATCGCCGGCACGGTGACCACCCTGTTCACCGTGCGCCACGCCATCGATCCGTATGACGCCAGGCGGGTGCATGGAGGCACGTTGTCGCTCGCGGAGCTGGACGCGCTGGTGGACTGCCTGTGCCAGAAGCCCCTCGCCGAGCGCCAGAAGCTGCCCGGCCTGCAACCCAAGCGCGCCGACGTGATTCCCGCCGGAGCCCTCATCCTGCGCGAGTGCCTGCGGGCGCTCCGGCTGGACAACTGCCTCGTGAGTGATCGCGGCCTGCGCTGGGGCCTGCTCGCGCACCGCTTCGGAGCCACCTCTTGA
- the murI gene encoding glutamate racemase — translation MRPDSHSPIGVFDSGVGGLTVLKSLMSQLPGESTLYLGDTARVPYGTKSGEVVTRYSLKNAAFLLERGIKVLVVACNTASAVALPALSAALPVPVVGVIAPGARAALRRTRGGQVGVIGTPGTIRSGAYQRELEAAAGPAGARVKARACPLFVPLAEEGWLSGDVPRLVAREYLGEFVRGGVDTLVLGCTHYPLLKDIIAEVVGPQVALVDSAEATAEVVAGLLVERGLLAPAGRAPSHHFFVTDVPERFVEVGERFLGRRIPSAEQVDLTF, via the coding sequence ATGCGGCCAGACAGCCACAGTCCCATCGGTGTCTTCGATTCGGGGGTTGGAGGACTCACCGTCCTCAAGTCCCTGATGTCCCAGCTTCCCGGCGAGAGCACCCTGTACCTGGGTGACACGGCACGGGTGCCCTATGGCACCAAGTCCGGCGAGGTGGTGACGCGCTACTCGCTGAAGAACGCGGCGTTCCTCCTGGAGCGCGGCATCAAGGTGCTGGTGGTGGCGTGCAACACGGCCTCGGCGGTGGCGCTGCCCGCGCTGTCGGCGGCGCTGCCGGTGCCGGTGGTGGGGGTGATCGCTCCCGGGGCGAGGGCGGCGCTGCGGCGCACCCGGGGTGGACAGGTGGGCGTCATCGGCACGCCGGGCACCATCCGCTCCGGGGCCTACCAGCGCGAGCTGGAGGCGGCGGCCGGACCGGCGGGGGCGCGGGTGAAGGCCCGGGCGTGTCCGCTGTTCGTTCCCCTGGCCGAGGAGGGCTGGCTCTCCGGAGACGTGCCACGGTTGGTGGCGCGCGAGTACCTGGGGGAGTTCGTGCGCGGCGGGGTGGACACGCTGGTGCTGGGCTGCACGCACTACCCGTTGCTCAAGGACATCATCGCGGAGGTGGTCGGCCCCCAGGTGGCGCTGGTGGACTCGGCCGAGGCCACCGCCGAGGTGGTGGCGGGGCTGCTGGTGGAGCGCGGGCTGCTGGCTCCGGCGGGACGCGCCCCCTCCCACCACTTCTTCGTCACCGACGTGCCCGAGCGCTTCGTGGAGGTGGGGGAGCGCTTCCTCGGGCGGCGCATCCCCTCGGCGGAGCAGGTGGACCTGACCTTCTGA
- a CDS encoding MotA/TolQ/ExbB proton channel family protein, with amino-acid sequence MMPRFPLALGAMNYVQILQDASFLELGVLGLLMVVSVASWALIALKATQLARARSQSLTFLDTFWKASRLETIYQDAQKLEGSPLSKVFCAGYEELTKLAQAKEGANGAMAERLGGIENVERALNRASTNQLTDLEARVSFLGTVGSAAPFVGLFGTVIGILNAFNSIAEQGNATLATVAAPVGNALFATAAGLFAAIPAVVAYNSFVSRIKVFDTEMANFSADFLNIVKRHFFR; translated from the coding sequence CTGATGCCCCGCTTCCCCCTGGCGCTTGGCGCCATGAACTACGTGCAGATCCTCCAGGACGCGTCCTTCCTGGAGCTGGGTGTCCTGGGCCTGCTCATGGTCGTCTCCGTGGCCTCCTGGGCGCTCATCGCCCTCAAGGCGACCCAGCTCGCGCGTGCCCGGAGCCAGTCCCTCACCTTCCTCGACACCTTCTGGAAGGCCTCCCGTCTGGAGACCATCTACCAGGACGCGCAGAAGCTCGAGGGCTCGCCGCTGTCCAAGGTGTTCTGCGCCGGGTACGAGGAGCTGACCAAGCTCGCCCAGGCGAAGGAGGGCGCCAATGGCGCCATGGCCGAGCGGCTCGGCGGCATCGAGAACGTGGAGCGGGCACTCAACCGGGCCTCCACCAATCAGCTCACGGACCTGGAGGCACGCGTGTCCTTCCTGGGCACGGTGGGCTCGGCCGCGCCCTTCGTGGGCCTGTTCGGCACGGTCATCGGCATCCTCAACGCCTTCAACTCCATCGCCGAGCAGGGCAACGCCACGCTCGCCACGGTGGCCGCTCCCGTGGGCAACGCGCTGTTCGCCACCGCCGCCGGCCTCTTCGCCGCCATCCCCGCGGTGGTCGCCTACAACTCGTTCGTCAGCCGCATCAAGGTGTTCGACACGGAGATGGCCAACTTCTCCGCGGACTTCCTCAACATCGTCAAGCGGCACTTCTTCCGCTAG
- a CDS encoding NADH:flavin oxidoreductase/NADH oxidase, which produces MSSLLFSPLRLRGVTLKNRIVVSPMCQYSSEDGFANDWHFVHLGSRAVGGAGLIILEASAVEAIGRISPQDLGIYKDEHVEPLARIVKFLHEQGSVAGIQLAHAGRKASSSPPWMGGAPIASTAQGGWTPVSASGLPFDPRNPVVPTALDETGIQRIIRSFAEATDRARAAGFRVVEIHGAHGYLLHEFFSPLSNQRTDRYGGSFENRTRLIREVTRAVRQRWPEELPIFVRLSATDWVEEGWSVEDSVALAKLLKEDGADLIDCSSGGAVPGVRIPAGPGYQVPLSERVRREADIATGAVGFIQSAFQAESTLRTGQADVVLLARELLRDPYWPLHAAKELYTQVAWPKQYERAQN; this is translated from the coding sequence GTGAGCAGCCTGCTCTTCTCCCCGTTGCGCCTGCGCGGGGTCACGTTGAAGAACCGAATCGTCGTCTCGCCCATGTGCCAGTACTCGAGCGAGGACGGTTTCGCGAACGACTGGCACTTCGTCCACCTGGGCTCCCGGGCCGTGGGCGGCGCGGGGCTCATCATCCTCGAGGCCAGTGCCGTCGAGGCCATCGGCCGCATCAGCCCGCAGGACCTCGGCATCTACAAGGACGAGCACGTCGAGCCGCTCGCGCGCATCGTGAAGTTCCTCCACGAGCAGGGCTCGGTGGCGGGCATCCAGCTCGCGCACGCGGGGCGCAAGGCCTCCTCGAGCCCTCCCTGGATGGGCGGAGCGCCCATCGCCTCCACCGCCCAGGGAGGTTGGACCCCTGTCTCCGCCAGTGGCCTCCCGTTCGACCCGAGGAACCCGGTGGTGCCCACGGCGCTCGACGAGACGGGCATCCAACGCATCATCCGCTCCTTCGCCGAGGCAACCGACCGCGCCCGGGCCGCGGGCTTCCGGGTGGTGGAGATCCACGGCGCGCACGGCTACCTGCTGCACGAGTTCTTCTCCCCGCTGTCCAACCAGCGCACGGATCGCTACGGCGGCTCCTTCGAGAACCGCACGCGGCTCATCCGCGAGGTGACCCGCGCGGTGCGCCAGCGCTGGCCCGAGGAGCTGCCGATCTTCGTGCGACTGTCCGCCACGGACTGGGTCGAGGAAGGCTGGTCGGTGGAAGACTCGGTGGCGCTCGCGAAGCTGCTCAAGGAGGATGGCGCGGACCTCATCGACTGCTCCTCGGGAGGCGCCGTGCCCGGGGTGAGGATTCCCGCCGGGCCGGGCTACCAGGTGCCCCTGTCCGAGCGCGTGCGCCGCGAGGCGGACATCGCCACGGGCGCCGTGGGCTTCATCCAATCCGCCTTCCAGGCCGAGAGCACCTTGCGCACCGGGCAGGCGGACGTCGTGCTGCTCGCGCGCGAGCTGCTGCGCGACCCCTACTGGCCCCTGCACGCGGCGAAGGAGCTGTACACCCAGGTGGCGTGGCCGAAGCAGTACGAGCGCGCGCAGAACTGA
- a CDS encoding spinster family MFS transporter produces the protein MSPPVAVASPAAAPNSTYALFILSLINLVNYLDRYIVTVALPHIQRDFQLDNTQAGLLGSFFMVVFMLASPISGFLGDRVPRRFLVAGGVLLWSLATGASGLASTFAALMVARACVGIGEAGYGAVAPSIISDLFPREQRTRVLSVFYIAIPVGAAAGYGLGGWLSNAYSWHVAFYAGGVPGIILAVMAFFMPEPQRGAMDGPDAQKKLPFLVGLKGLGRNPAFWWTTSGYTLMTFSIGGLAFWLPSFLVNERGMALDRAGFLSGAVTALAGLTGTMAGGWLGDRMDQRMPGGGLRLSGVGLLLAAPLMVLAVKVSAHAPMFAIIFMAQFLIFLNSGPINAAIVNGVPPAFRAFAMGLNVLFIHMLGDALSPTVIGKLADVSSLAVAIQVNAIPVLLGGLALLMAGKAFRHVND, from the coding sequence TTGAGCCCGCCCGTCGCCGTGGCGTCCCCGGCCGCCGCCCCCAACAGCACCTACGCGCTGTTCATCCTCTCGCTCATCAACCTGGTCAACTACCTCGACCGGTACATCGTCACGGTCGCCCTGCCCCACATCCAGCGCGACTTCCAGCTCGACAACACCCAGGCGGGACTGCTCGGCAGCTTCTTCATGGTGGTGTTCATGCTGGCCTCGCCCATCAGCGGCTTCCTGGGCGACCGCGTCCCGCGCCGCTTCCTGGTGGCCGGAGGCGTGCTGCTCTGGAGCCTCGCCACGGGGGCCTCGGGACTGGCGAGCACCTTCGCCGCGCTGATGGTGGCGCGTGCGTGCGTGGGCATCGGCGAGGCGGGCTATGGCGCGGTGGCCCCCTCCATCATCTCCGACCTCTTCCCGCGCGAGCAGCGCACGCGCGTGTTGTCCGTCTTCTACATCGCCATCCCCGTGGGCGCGGCGGCCGGCTACGGACTCGGCGGTTGGTTGAGCAACGCCTACTCGTGGCACGTGGCCTTCTACGCCGGAGGCGTGCCGGGCATCATCCTCGCCGTCATGGCCTTCTTCATGCCCGAGCCCCAGCGCGGCGCCATGGATGGTCCGGACGCCCAGAAGAAGCTGCCCTTCCTCGTGGGCCTCAAGGGCCTGGGGCGCAACCCCGCCTTCTGGTGGACCACGAGCGGCTACACCCTGATGACGTTCTCCATCGGCGGACTGGCCTTCTGGCTGCCCTCCTTCCTCGTCAACGAGCGGGGAATGGCGCTGGATCGAGCGGGCTTCCTGTCCGGGGCGGTCACCGCGCTCGCGGGCCTGACGGGGACGATGGCGGGCGGCTGGCTGGGAGACCGGATGGATCAGCGGATGCCGGGCGGAGGTCTGCGCCTGTCGGGCGTGGGGCTGCTGCTCGCCGCGCCGCTCATGGTCCTGGCGGTGAAGGTGTCGGCGCACGCCCCCATGTTCGCCATCATCTTCATGGCCCAGTTCCTCATCTTCCTCAACAGCGGGCCCATCAACGCGGCCATCGTCAACGGCGTGCCCCCCGCCTTCCGCGCCTTCGCCATGGGGCTCAACGTCCTCTTCATCCACATGCTGGGCGACGCCCTGTCCCCCACGGTGATTGGTAAGCTGGCGGACGTCAGCAGCCTCGCCGTGGCCATCCAGGTGAACGCGATTCCCGTGCTTCTGGGAGGGCTCGCGCTATTGATGGCGGGCAAGGCGTTCCGGCATGTAAACGACTGA
- the carF gene encoding plasmanylethanolamine desaturase, giving the protein MKTELKNQLRQQDATVLAQGYSPAIRAMEVISIVAFVALESALVWRLWGNPLVGPWMVLSAVLLGYLAADFVSGIVHWMGDTWGSTDMPVLGKAFIRPFREHHVDEKAITRHDFVETNGNNCLVSLPVALLALLLPHTSATWVFLSSFLGAMIFWVMATNQFHKWSHTDEPPALIGLMQRVHLILPPDHHRIHHTAPYDKYYCITVGWMNKPLALIGFFPMMERVITWATGLIPRKDDIGAEAALELFQTQAADAPPVVKAAQELLEGGALAEEASAVSPVRPS; this is encoded by the coding sequence ATGAAGACCGAGCTCAAGAACCAGTTGCGCCAGCAGGACGCCACCGTCCTGGCCCAAGGCTACTCTCCAGCGATCCGCGCCATGGAGGTCATCAGCATCGTCGCCTTCGTGGCCTTGGAGTCGGCGCTCGTCTGGCGGCTGTGGGGCAACCCCCTGGTGGGCCCCTGGATGGTGCTGAGCGCCGTGCTGCTGGGCTACCTGGCCGCGGACTTCGTCTCCGGCATCGTCCACTGGATGGGGGACACCTGGGGTTCCACCGACATGCCCGTGCTCGGCAAGGCCTTCATCCGGCCCTTCCGTGAGCACCACGTGGACGAGAAGGCCATCACCCGGCACGACTTCGTGGAGACCAACGGCAACAACTGCCTCGTCTCGCTGCCCGTGGCGCTGCTCGCCCTGCTGCTGCCCCACACCAGCGCCACCTGGGTGTTCCTCTCCAGCTTCCTCGGGGCGATGATCTTCTGGGTGATGGCGACCAACCAGTTCCACAAGTGGTCCCACACGGACGAGCCGCCCGCGCTCATCGGCTTGATGCAGCGCGTCCACCTCATCCTGCCGCCGGATCACCACCGCATCCACCACACGGCGCCCTACGACAAGTACTACTGCATCACCGTGGGATGGATGAACAAGCCGCTCGCGCTCATCGGCTTCTTCCCGATGATGGAGCGCGTCATCACCTGGGCCACGGGCCTGATTCCCCGCAAGGACGACATCGGCGCCGAAGCGGCCCTGGAGCTCTTCCAGACCCAGGCCGCCGACGCGCCCCCCGTGGTGAAGGCCGCCCAGGAGCTGCTCGAGGGTGGCGCGCTCGCCGAGGAGGCCAGTGCCGTGTCCCCGGTGCGGCCGTCCTGA
- the tolR gene encoding protein TolR: MGMGSNSNKGSGRVTMSEINVTPMVDVMLVLLIIFMVTAPLIQQGVKVNLPEARAAAVEASDKKLVLSIDAQRRVYLGEAEVLMAELEKKLATNAKAQADKELYLHADRDVPYGVVVDVMAAAQRAGITNVGMITDPSAGGRASASSKGKKEARR, translated from the coding sequence ATGGGCATGGGCTCCAACTCCAACAAGGGAAGTGGCCGCGTCACCATGAGCGAGATCAACGTCACGCCCATGGTGGACGTGATGCTGGTGCTGCTCATCATCTTCATGGTGACCGCGCCCCTCATCCAGCAGGGCGTCAAGGTGAACCTGCCCGAGGCGCGCGCCGCCGCGGTGGAGGCCTCCGACAAGAAGCTCGTGCTGTCCATCGACGCGCAGCGGCGCGTGTACCTCGGCGAGGCCGAGGTGCTCATGGCCGAGTTGGAGAAGAAGCTCGCCACCAACGCCAAGGCCCAGGCGGACAAGGAGCTCTACCTCCACGCGGATCGGGACGTGCCCTACGGCGTGGTGGTGGACGTCATGGCCGCCGCGCAGCGCGCGGGCATCACCAACGTGGGGATGATCACCGATCCCTCCGCGGGCGGCCGGGCCTCGGCCTCCAGCAAGGGAAAGAAGGAGGCGCGACGCTAG